The genomic interval GTTCGTCCACCGACTCGCTCCCGGCGGATTCGACTGGGGGCCTGACGCCTCTGACGAGAAGGCCAGTCAACTCGCTATCGCACTCCTCGCCCCGCTCAAAGGCGTGGACTACGCTGTCGAACACTACCACCTATTCGCGGAGAACTTCGTCCGGCGTGAACTAACCGACGATACCTGGGAAATCAAACGTCAAGACTACCGCTCAGATGAGTACGTCGAGGCCATCGACGGTCGCGACTACCCCGAAAACACCGCCCCCGGCCCCGAAGACGTTCCCGATCTCGAGGATGCCGACCTCGAGTCCATCACGTACGCCGCGGAGATCGCTCTCGCCGAGAAGTACGCGGAGGTTCTGTGGCAGTCGGGGAACCGTCGCGAGAACCTTCGACGGCTGAAAGCCATCTGGAGCGGTGAGGAAGATCCCGCCAGCGACGCCGTCGCTTCGGGGACACTTTATCGAATTCAAGGCCTCGACATTCCCTCGAACGCCCGCAGTACGCTCGTCAAGCAGTTCGACTCGATGGGCGAACTCGCAGCCTGGGTCTGCTATGGGCGCAATCACTCCCAGCTCGCGGGGATCAGCGACGCATCCGCGAAGAAAATCCCTAACGCTCGCCCCGGCTTCGTCCAGTACTTCGGCGGTACAGAGCACATCCCCGAGCACGACACCCGTGAAATGTCGCTCTCGGAGATGTCCAACACTCGGGGCGACACCGCCCAGCAGACGTTCACAAGTACTCTTAGTGAGGCAGACGAGTAACCCACAGCAGCCTGACCGACTCGGCTTCCCTCTCACCTGTTTGTTCCCCCCTGTTCGGTGGGGGGATCGGATGTCCAAACAGAACACTCCAAGCGTTCCGCGCGTCGATTGACGACCACCGGGACGGATTCTGTTCGGGCTCTCCACCACCCCCCATCTTTCTCCTCTCGGCTCTAGCGGTTCTCCACGCTCCACTCCCCTTCGTAGCTGTAGTACTGTGCGGCAAACTCCCATGATACGGGATCGGCCGTCTCGTCTCTGCGTTTTCTCCGTTCACTCCCAGCCGTGTGCGTACTCCCGCGGCATTTTCGATACCGAGGACTCACCCATGTCAACAGAATCCAAATCCAGTTCCAGCCAGCCTCGCTCCCCCGGCTCCGACTCGAACGAGAACGAGACCGAGAACACCAGTGGGGACGAGAACGATACTAGCGCCAGTCGCACCGATACCGACCGCCCGCCCATTCCGCTTGCCGATCTCCTAACCCGAGAGACAGACCGAAAATTCGTCGGCCTCACTGAGAACGACTCCCGGGAATATCCCGATGAAGTTCCACCGGAAACCCGGTGTTCGGCAGCGAACTCCCGCTCGTTTAAGGAAGCTA from Halobellus litoreus carries:
- a CDS encoding DUF6166 domain-containing protein produces the protein MPAKTDYSRKTKWKNEPYQGERGVGGNFVYAGDNLLDKHLFVHRLAPGGFDWGPDASDEKASQLAIALLAPLKGVDYAVEHYHLFAENFVRRELTDDTWEIKRQDYRSDEYVEAIDGRDYPENTAPGPEDVPDLEDADLESITYAAEIALAEKYAEVLWQSGNRRENLRRLKAIWSGEEDPASDAVASGTLYRIQGLDIPSNARSTLVKQFDSMGELAAWVCYGRNHSQLAGISDASAKKIPNARPGFVQYFGGTEHIPEHDTREMSLSEMSNTRGDTAQQTFTSTLSEADE